The Caballeronia sp. NK8 genome includes a window with the following:
- a CDS encoding MFS transporter has translation MNNQNLKLPMTVDVGRTLDDGPFSGFQRFVVCLAALAIVMDGFDGQLIGFAIPSLIKEWGITRNAFAPAVAAGLVGMGFGSAFAGLFADRFGRRWAIIGSVLVFGVATSSIAFSPDVTTIAILRFFAGLGIGGALPSSTTMTAEFTPARRRTLAVTATIVCVPLGGMLAGLFASAVLPHYGWRGLFLIGGTLPVAFAVVLFFAIPESPRYLARHAERWDELRSLLGRMSRSVATDAAFADEKEQKALPRPGFRALFSGGQARDTIAIWVAFFMNLIAVYSAFSWLPTMLAGEGLSPAVAGSGLTAYNLGGVFGALLCAVAIGRFGSRRPLLFCCIAASVTALFVRSLDLSAHTTLLVFGIGLHGLFVNAVQSTMYALCAYVYPTEVRATGTASALAFGRLGAILSAFAGAYVITQGGASAYLGMLAAAMLMVFVCLMIVRNHIPRIRRA, from the coding sequence ATGAACAATCAAAATTTGAAGCTTCCGATGACTGTGGACGTCGGGCGCACGCTTGACGACGGACCCTTCTCAGGATTTCAAAGATTCGTCGTTTGTCTCGCCGCGCTTGCAATCGTCATGGACGGTTTTGATGGGCAGTTGATTGGCTTTGCAATTCCTAGCTTAATCAAGGAGTGGGGTATCACCCGTAATGCATTTGCTCCGGCGGTAGCCGCTGGTCTGGTCGGCATGGGCTTTGGCAGTGCATTCGCTGGACTATTTGCTGATCGCTTTGGCCGACGGTGGGCAATCATCGGCAGCGTGTTGGTGTTCGGAGTCGCAACAAGCTCCATCGCGTTTTCTCCCGACGTCACGACCATCGCCATACTCCGATTCTTTGCAGGACTCGGTATCGGCGGTGCATTGCCGAGCTCAACCACTATGACGGCCGAATTCACTCCAGCGCGTCGCCGCACTCTGGCAGTTACAGCCACGATCGTCTGTGTCCCGCTGGGCGGCATGCTTGCCGGTCTCTTCGCGAGCGCCGTGCTTCCGCACTACGGCTGGCGCGGTCTGTTCCTGATCGGGGGGACGCTTCCTGTCGCGTTTGCCGTAGTCCTTTTCTTCGCAATTCCTGAGTCTCCTCGGTATCTTGCACGCCATGCTGAACGCTGGGATGAGCTTCGGAGCTTGCTGGGACGCATGTCCCGCTCGGTCGCGACGGATGCTGCATTCGCGGATGAAAAGGAGCAAAAGGCATTGCCTCGGCCTGGATTCCGCGCGCTGTTTTCAGGCGGACAAGCAAGGGACACCATCGCGATCTGGGTCGCATTTTTCATGAACCTTATCGCGGTCTATAGCGCGTTTAGCTGGCTGCCGACGATGCTTGCTGGCGAGGGTCTGAGTCCAGCAGTGGCCGGTTCGGGGTTGACAGCCTATAACCTCGGCGGCGTTTTCGGCGCCTTGCTCTGTGCGGTGGCGATCGGACGATTCGGGTCACGCCGCCCGCTTTTGTTCTGCTGCATCGCTGCGTCAGTTACCGCACTCTTTGTGCGCAGCTTGGATCTATCGGCGCATACAACGCTACTAGTGTTTGGTATTGGCTTGCATGGCCTGTTCGTCAACGCTGTTCAATCAACCATGTACGCGTTGTGCGCATACGTCTATCCCACGGAGGTTCGTGCAACGGGGACGGCATCCGCGTTGGCCTTCGGACGACTCGGAGCGATTCTAAGTGCCTTTGCCGGAGCGTATGTGATTACTCAAGGTGGAGCATCCGCATATCTCGGAATGCTTGCTGCCGCGATGCTAATGGTTTTCGTCTGCTTGATGATTGTCAGAAATCATATTCCGCGTATCCGGCGAGCCTGA
- a CDS encoding ketopantoate reductase family protein: MEIAVLGAGAMGSLFGGRLAEAGHSVTLIDINQPHLEAIGANGLRLEIDGQTRTVGNIGAMRPDATDKSPELLLVFTKSMHTRVALSGIEHLLGETTAVLTLQNGLGNVEAIRDFVPLSNVLIGVTTWPADLVTPGSVSSHGEGKIRMMGADGECTSKVSAVAEALNSAGLNCQVDDNVWAAIWEKVAFNAALNSICAVTGTTVDQLGLLEDSKDLALTVAAEVISVANAGGVSADLNSCSTNIVHAIEQHRGHKPSMLQDVLAVRKTEIEGINGAVVDVARKLDVPVPHTETLARLVRLIDARNASAVAK; encoded by the coding sequence ATGGAAATTGCCGTACTCGGTGCAGGAGCGATGGGGTCGTTGTTCGGCGGCCGCCTCGCAGAAGCTGGTCACTCAGTGACGCTGATCGACATCAATCAACCGCATTTAGAAGCGATCGGTGCGAATGGCCTCCGTTTGGAGATAGATGGCCAAACTCGCACCGTTGGAAACATCGGCGCGATGCGACCCGACGCTACGGACAAATCGCCTGAGTTGCTGTTGGTCTTCACGAAGTCGATGCATACCCGCGTGGCCTTGTCTGGCATCGAGCATCTGCTTGGTGAGACAACCGCGGTGCTTACGCTGCAAAACGGACTTGGAAACGTCGAAGCGATTCGTGACTTCGTGCCGCTCTCTAACGTGCTCATTGGAGTTACCACGTGGCCTGCGGACCTCGTCACGCCCGGCTCGGTGAGCAGCCACGGCGAAGGGAAAATTCGGATGATGGGCGCCGACGGCGAATGTACATCCAAAGTCAGTGCCGTCGCCGAAGCCCTCAATTCTGCTGGACTGAATTGTCAGGTCGACGACAACGTCTGGGCAGCTATCTGGGAAAAGGTGGCTTTCAACGCCGCACTCAACAGCATCTGCGCGGTCACGGGAACCACGGTGGACCAGCTTGGACTGCTGGAGGACAGCAAGGACCTGGCGCTGACCGTTGCCGCCGAGGTCATCTCGGTAGCGAATGCCGGCGGCGTTTCAGCGGACTTGAACTCTTGCTCGACGAACATCGTTCATGCGATTGAACAGCATCGCGGTCACAAGCCGTCGATGCTGCAAGACGTTCTGGCCGTGCGAAAGACAGAAATCGAAGGCATCAACGGCGCAGTCGTAGATGTGGCCCGAAAACTCGACGTACCTGTCCCGCATACCGAAACATTGGCGAGACTCGTCAGGCTTATCGACGCGCGAAACGCTTCAGCTGTTGCCAAATAG
- a CDS encoding aldehyde dehydrogenase: protein MKTILMLINGAHVGASNGATFQRSNPLDQDVASVAPACTLDDVRDAVDSAAVAFANWSQLGPTQRRSYLLSAAQALEAKSDAFASAMAAETGASRIWADFNVRLAADGLREAAALTTQISGEVIPSDVPGSLAMAVRQPAGVCLGIAPWNAPVILGVRAVALPLACGNTVVLKGSEICPATHALIAEAFMDAGLPAGVVNFVTNAPADAGPVVEALISHPAIRRVNFTGSTKVGKIIAESCARHLKPSVLELGGKAPLIVLDDADIPAAVDGAAFGAFANSGQICMSTERIIVDRAIADEFVLQLGEKAKALPLGDPRKGPVVLGSVVDMATVQRCNALIDDALLKGATLVCGGRADSTLMPATLVDNVGPNMRIYSEETFGPVKAIVRVDGEEEAIRCANDNEYGLAAAVFSRDVARAMRVAGRIQSGICHVNGPTVHDEAQMPFGGIKGSGFGHFGGHAGIAAFTDLRWITVQTSPRHYPF from the coding sequence ATGAAGACAATTTTGATGCTCATCAACGGAGCGCATGTCGGCGCGAGCAATGGCGCGACATTCCAACGCTCTAACCCTTTGGACCAGGACGTCGCGAGCGTGGCCCCTGCATGTACGCTGGACGACGTTCGTGACGCAGTGGATTCAGCTGCCGTCGCGTTCGCTAACTGGTCTCAACTGGGCCCGACGCAACGGCGCTCCTATCTCCTCAGCGCGGCGCAAGCGCTCGAAGCGAAGTCGGATGCGTTTGCTTCCGCGATGGCGGCCGAAACGGGCGCTTCGCGCATCTGGGCTGACTTCAACGTGCGATTGGCCGCGGACGGCCTGCGAGAAGCAGCGGCACTGACCACGCAAATCTCGGGCGAAGTCATTCCGTCCGACGTTCCCGGCAGCCTGGCCATGGCGGTTCGGCAACCGGCAGGTGTATGCCTCGGAATTGCGCCGTGGAATGCGCCTGTCATCCTTGGAGTCCGTGCGGTTGCCCTTCCACTCGCTTGCGGTAACACGGTGGTACTGAAGGGCTCGGAAATCTGCCCGGCAACGCACGCACTTATTGCGGAAGCTTTCATGGATGCAGGGTTGCCCGCGGGCGTCGTGAACTTCGTGACCAACGCGCCTGCCGATGCAGGTCCTGTTGTCGAGGCGCTGATTTCGCATCCGGCTATCCGACGTGTCAATTTCACGGGCTCGACAAAGGTCGGAAAAATCATCGCAGAAAGCTGCGCACGGCATCTCAAACCGTCAGTTCTTGAATTAGGCGGAAAGGCCCCGCTGATCGTGCTCGACGACGCCGACATACCGGCAGCGGTCGATGGTGCAGCCTTTGGTGCCTTCGCCAATTCAGGACAGATCTGCATGTCCACCGAGCGCATCATCGTGGATCGCGCGATCGCCGACGAGTTTGTCCTTCAACTTGGTGAAAAGGCAAAAGCGCTGCCGCTCGGCGATCCGCGAAAGGGGCCGGTCGTTTTGGGCTCCGTTGTCGATATGGCGACGGTACAGCGATGCAACGCGTTGATCGATGACGCGCTGCTCAAAGGCGCGACCCTGGTCTGCGGAGGAAGAGCAGACAGCACGCTGATGCCTGCAACACTCGTCGATAACGTCGGGCCGAACATGCGGATCTACAGCGAAGAAACGTTCGGCCCTGTTAAGGCAATCGTGCGCGTTGACGGCGAAGAAGAAGCGATCCGATGCGCAAACGACAACGAATACGGTCTTGCTGCAGCCGTGTTCAGTCGCGATGTCGCGCGCGCGATGCGGGTAGCTGGCCGCATCCAATCCGGAATTTGCCACGTCAACGGGCCGACCGTCCACGACGAAGCACAGATGCCTTTTGGAGGCATCAAGGGTAGTGGCTTTGGCCACTTTGGCGGACACGCAGGCATTGCCGCGTTCACCGACCTGCGCTGGATCACTGTGCAAACGTCGCCACGACACTATCCGTTCTGA
- the mdlC gene encoding benzoylformate decarboxylase has translation MTGSDKQGEGSSPSTQATVRDVVIKLVRELGMTSIFANPGSTELPMFRDFPADFRYVLGLQEAAVVGMADGYAQATGNAALVNLHSAAGVGNAMGNIFTAFKNQTPLVITAGQQARSILPFDPFLSAAQAVEFPKPYVKWAIEPARAQDVPRAIERAYHIAMQEPRGPVFVSIPVDDWDQPAEFHERATVSNSVRPDPKALAKLGAALDASRTPALVVGAGVDRAGAWKEIVQLAERHNARVFVAPMSARCSFPEDHRLFAGFLPAMREKIVSLLHGHDVVFVLGAPAFSYHVEGTGPHVPPGTALYQLIDDPNVAAWTPAGAAVVGNVRLGVLDLLARAAPEARPLPEARPKAPRAEPSPVMSVAFALQTLAEVRDANDVVVEEAPSSRPVMQRYLPFTKSSTFFTMASGGLGYGMPAAVGVALALPNSRVIGLIGDGSSMYSIQAIYSAVQMRLPITFVILNNQRYAALQEFAPVFGFTSDDPVQGTDLPGLDFVSLAQGMGCKGLRVTDAAELAEKLKEALDAGEPRLVEVVVA, from the coding sequence ATGACAGGCAGCGACAAACAAGGCGAGGGAAGCAGTCCGTCGACACAAGCCACCGTTAGGGACGTCGTCATCAAGCTCGTGCGCGAACTGGGAATGACGTCAATATTTGCGAACCCCGGATCGACCGAGCTTCCAATGTTTCGGGATTTCCCAGCCGACTTTCGATACGTCTTGGGCCTGCAAGAGGCGGCAGTCGTCGGGATGGCCGATGGCTACGCGCAAGCGACTGGAAACGCAGCATTAGTGAACCTTCATTCTGCGGCTGGCGTTGGCAACGCGATGGGCAACATCTTCACGGCATTCAAAAATCAGACGCCGCTTGTGATTACGGCGGGTCAGCAAGCCCGTTCGATCTTGCCCTTCGACCCGTTCCTCTCCGCCGCACAGGCGGTCGAGTTTCCTAAGCCATACGTGAAGTGGGCGATTGAACCCGCCCGTGCGCAAGACGTGCCGCGCGCGATTGAGCGCGCCTATCACATTGCAATGCAGGAACCTCGTGGGCCTGTTTTCGTTTCGATTCCAGTGGATGACTGGGACCAGCCTGCGGAGTTTCACGAGCGCGCGACGGTCAGCAATTCGGTCCGTCCTGACCCGAAGGCATTGGCGAAACTCGGCGCAGCGCTAGACGCATCGAGAACGCCTGCTCTCGTGGTGGGTGCAGGAGTTGACCGGGCTGGCGCGTGGAAGGAAATTGTTCAACTGGCCGAGAGACATAACGCACGCGTGTTTGTCGCGCCAATGAGCGCTCGTTGTTCGTTCCCCGAAGACCACCGACTCTTCGCGGGATTTCTACCCGCGATGCGTGAAAAGATCGTTTCGCTGCTCCATGGGCATGACGTTGTCTTTGTCCTTGGCGCGCCTGCTTTTTCTTACCACGTCGAAGGTACAGGCCCGCACGTGCCTCCGGGCACGGCCCTTTATCAACTCATCGACGACCCCAATGTCGCGGCGTGGACGCCCGCTGGGGCTGCGGTGGTCGGTAATGTCCGACTCGGCGTGCTTGACTTGCTGGCGCGTGCGGCACCGGAGGCTCGTCCTTTGCCAGAGGCTCGGCCCAAAGCACCCCGTGCCGAGCCGTCGCCCGTCATGTCAGTCGCGTTCGCGCTGCAAACCTTGGCGGAGGTCCGCGACGCGAACGACGTCGTAGTTGAAGAGGCACCGAGTTCTCGCCCGGTCATGCAACGGTATCTGCCATTCACCAAGAGCAGTACGTTTTTCACGATGGCTAGCGGCGGTTTGGGCTACGGCATGCCGGCTGCGGTCGGCGTTGCGCTCGCTCTGCCCAACAGCCGAGTGATTGGCCTGATTGGAGACGGCTCGAGCATGTACTCCATCCAAGCCATCTATAGCGCCGTTCAGATGCGTTTGCCGATCACGTTTGTCATTTTGAATAACCAGCGCTATGCCGCGCTTCAGGAGTTCGCGCCAGTGTTCGGATTCACTTCCGACGACCCGGTTCAGGGTACCGATCTGCCCGGTCTGGATTTCGTGTCACTCGCCCAAGGCATGGGTTGTAAGGGTCTCCGTGTCACGGACGCCGCAGAGCTTGCGGAGAAGTTGAAGGAAGCCCTCGATGCGGGCGAGCCGCGTCTTGTAGAGGTCGTGGTTGCCTGA
- a CDS encoding LysR family transcriptional regulator — MSYNLHQLHAFATIVSSGSLGRAAALLNVTQPALSRTIKRLEEDVGASLFERHVKGMQLTDIGAALLPHAQLLLREAENAREEIDAMRGLAKGTIKVGAVGSLAAHFLPLAIDRVLGKWGNLHVEIIEGVWDRLAEGLINYEIDLALSTAATDSDEIVSVPDCRWEDNSFVVAAFSHPLRKKPKLTLADTLTARWTIPPKGTAPYEHMRETFLSRNLDMPDIAVQTRSVTVLKSLVAECSFLSWMPEPMYDSESKAGIMGTLPIPGISAARTLTAFQRRNGILPRPAARLLDELRSLTERGMALQTTR; from the coding sequence ATGAGCTATAACCTCCATCAACTGCATGCTTTTGCGACCATCGTGTCGTCGGGCAGTCTAGGAAGGGCCGCAGCATTGCTCAACGTGACTCAACCAGCATTAAGTCGGACCATTAAGCGCCTGGAGGAAGATGTTGGCGCTTCGCTCTTTGAGCGCCACGTGAAAGGTATGCAGTTGACGGATATTGGCGCTGCCTTGCTGCCGCATGCTCAGCTTTTATTGCGCGAGGCAGAAAATGCGCGCGAAGAGATCGACGCGATGCGCGGGCTCGCCAAAGGAACGATCAAGGTGGGAGCAGTAGGCAGTCTCGCTGCCCACTTCCTTCCTTTGGCCATCGATCGTGTTTTAGGGAAATGGGGCAACTTGCACGTCGAGATCATTGAAGGCGTGTGGGACCGCCTCGCTGAGGGTCTCATCAATTACGAGATCGACCTCGCTCTAAGTACGGCTGCCACTGACAGCGACGAGATCGTGTCCGTGCCTGACTGCCGATGGGAGGACAACAGCTTTGTGGTAGCAGCTTTCAGCCATCCATTGCGCAAGAAACCTAAGCTCACTCTTGCCGACACGTTGACGGCGCGGTGGACCATCCCCCCCAAAGGTACAGCCCCTTATGAACACATGCGAGAGACGTTCCTTTCTCGCAACCTCGACATGCCGGATATTGCTGTCCAGACGCGGTCGGTGACAGTGCTCAAAAGTCTGGTAGCCGAATGCTCGTTTCTGAGCTGGATGCCGGAACCGATGTACGACTCTGAAAGCAAGGCAGGGATCATGGGGACTCTGCCTATTCCGGGCATTAGCGCGGCCAGAACACTGACTGCGTTTCAGCGCCGCAACGGGATACTGCCACGTCCAGCCGCGCGTCTACTCGACGAACTCAGAAGTTTGACCGAGCGCGGCATGGCGTTGCAGACCACGCGATAA
- a CDS encoding site-specific integrase produces MTSLPTNASPLRQRMIDDMRMRQLAPKTQDIYLHIVREFARFLGRSPDTATVEDLRRYQLYLVDHGTSAVSLNHAITGLKFFFKVTLDRPELMVRMQPVRVPRILPVVLSPDEVRRLIEAAGNLKHQTALSVAYGAGLRASEVVALKVTDVDSERMTLRIEQGKGRRDRYAMLSPVLLERLRVWWRVARAQGKMLDGGWLFPGLDPLDQLSTRQLNRAIHAAAETANIDKRVSMHTLRHSFATHLLEQKVDIRVIQVLLGHAKLENTALYVQVATDLLHEVTSPLDRLPSE; encoded by the coding sequence ATGACCTCCTTACCGACAAACGCCAGCCCACTGCGCCAGCGCATGATCGACGATATGCGCATGCGCCAGCTTGCCCCCAAGACGCAGGACATCTACCTGCACATCGTGCGTGAGTTCGCCCGTTTTCTCGGGCGCTCGCCTGACACGGCCACCGTCGAGGACCTGCGCCGCTACCAGCTCTATCTGGTCGACCACGGCACATCGGCCGTGTCGCTGAACCACGCGATCACCGGCCTGAAGTTCTTCTTCAAAGTCACGCTCGACCGGCCCGAGCTGATGGTCAGGATGCAACCGGTGCGCGTGCCCCGCATATTGCCCGTCGTGCTCAGCCCCGACGAAGTGCGGCGGCTCATCGAGGCCGCCGGTAACCTGAAGCACCAAACCGCGCTGTCGGTCGCGTACGGCGCGGGGCTACGCGCCAGCGAAGTGGTGGCGCTGAAGGTCACCGACGTCGACAGCGAGCGCATGACACTGCGTATCGAGCAGGGCAAGGGCCGCCGTGACCGCTACGCGATGCTCTCGCCGGTGCTGCTCGAACGTCTGCGTGTGTGGTGGCGCGTGGCCCGTGCGCAGGGCAAGATGCTCGATGGTGGGTGGCTGTTTCCCGGACTCGATCCGCTCGATCAGTTAAGCACGCGACAGTTGAACCGTGCCATTCATGCCGCCGCCGAGACTGCGAACATCGACAAACGTGTGTCCATGCACACGCTACGCCATAGCTTTGCGACACATCTCCTCGAACAGAAGGTGGATATCCGCGTGATCCAGGTGCTGCTCGGCCATGCAAAGCTCGAGAACACCGCGCTCTACGTCCAGGTGGCCACCGACCTGCTGCACGAGGTCACCAGTCCGCTGGACCGTCTGCCCTCAGAGTAG
- a CDS encoding IS91 family transposase codes for MLEVADIFRSHGPAWRATTHLSLGQLKVMSAIERCRTAALGGHVLRCSGCTRTEVSFNSCRDRHCPKCQASAAHRWLEARQADLLPVEYFHVVFTLPAQISAIAWYNKRVIYGLLFDIAADTLRTIAEDPRHLGAQIGATLVLHTWGSALTHHPHVHGIVPGGGLSPDGERWIACRPGYFLPVRVLSRLFRRRFLEALQSVHHRGDLQFFGEYTGLADPATFARWLAPLRTCEWVVYAKRPFAGPKAVLEYLSRYTHRVAISNQRLVAVDERGVTFRWKDYRAKGRTRYKTMTLETGEFMRRFLLHVLPGGFHRIRHFGLLANPVRRANLAKVRELLHVEPEISPSPDDAIIETRPVFICRHCGAPMVVIEILARSAPIRAPPMRRDPT; via the coding sequence ATGCTGGAGGTTGCGGACATCTTCCGCAGCCACGGGCCAGCGTGGCGAGCCACGACACACTTGAGCCTGGGGCAGCTGAAGGTCATGTCGGCCATCGAACGGTGCCGCACGGCGGCACTGGGCGGACATGTGCTGCGCTGTTCAGGCTGCACAAGGACCGAGGTGTCCTTCAACTCGTGCCGAGACCGGCATTGCCCGAAGTGCCAGGCCAGCGCCGCACACCGCTGGCTAGAGGCGCGTCAGGCCGATCTGCTACCCGTCGAGTACTTCCACGTCGTCTTCACGCTGCCCGCGCAAATCAGCGCGATCGCCTGGTACAACAAGCGGGTCATCTACGGGCTGCTGTTCGACATCGCCGCCGACACGCTGCGCACGATCGCCGAGGATCCCAGGCATCTCGGCGCCCAGATCGGCGCCACGCTCGTACTGCACACTTGGGGATCGGCGCTCACGCATCACCCGCATGTGCACGGCATCGTCCCCGGTGGCGGGCTGTCGCCTGACGGTGAACGCTGGATCGCCTGCCGGCCCGGCTACTTCCTGCCCGTGCGCGTCCTCTCACGCCTGTTCCGACGCCGCTTCCTCGAGGCACTCCAGTCGGTTCACCACCGTGGCGACCTGCAGTTCTTCGGCGAGTACACCGGGCTCGCCGACCCCGCCACCTTTGCCCGATGGCTTGCGCCCCTACGTACTTGCGAATGGGTGGTCTACGCCAAGCGCCCGTTCGCCGGACCGAAGGCGGTGCTCGAGTACCTCTCACGCTACACGCACCGCGTCGCCATCTCCAACCAGCGCCTGGTCGCCGTCGATGAGCGTGGCGTGACGTTCCGCTGGAAGGACTACCGTGCGAAGGGACGCACCCGCTACAAGACCATGACCCTCGAAACCGGCGAATTCATGCGCCGCTTCCTGCTCCATGTGCTGCCCGGTGGTTTCCATCGGATCCGCCACTTCGGGCTGCTCGCCAACCCGGTGCGCCGCGCCAATCTCGCAAAGGTGCGCGAACTGCTGCACGTCGAACCCGAGATCAGCCCGTCGCCGGACGACGCCATCATCGAAACCCGCCCCGTCTTCATCTGTCGGCACTGCGGCGCACCGATGGTCGTCATCGAAATCCTCGCGCGCAGCGCCCCGATCCGCGCACCGCCAATGCGCCGGGATCCGACATGA
- a CDS encoding MFS transporter produces MIEGSGNAHRRPGMLRIIVTSSLGTMLEYYDFFVYVALTATLTHLFLPSTDKSVAALAGVATFGIAYVARPLGTVIFSPMSDRIGRKKTFVITLAIMGIATVGIGCLPTYGVAGMAAPIALLTLRIVQGVALGGEYGSAVVYVMEHAPEGRKGMATSVLQSTASVGLLLALVVVSALKLSLDSASFESWGWRVPFLISAPIVAVATWIRLGMTETPVFMEMRDAGRLSKRPLQETLSSSTSWKAILVAMFGAQGGTSVSLYTSIVYMLYFLQNVLKVEPTQANLCLGAGILIAAPLYPVFGRLSDVVGRARVMLIGIVMWIAAAYPAFAGIRAGVASSQWVSVSLLIAVLAVLTAMIMAPLPAFVAECFPPQSRTTGFGLAQQLGNVVFGGFLPLISLALVNLTGNPLAGVGYSIASLLPCLAVTWIWGLRQDARMRGVCGGGMPAHSAAETMSTR; encoded by the coding sequence ATGATCGAAGGATCAGGCAACGCGCATCGTCGTCCCGGCATGTTGCGCATCATCGTGACATCCAGTCTGGGAACGATGCTCGAGTATTACGATTTCTTCGTCTACGTCGCGCTGACGGCGACGCTGACACATCTGTTTCTTCCATCCACGGACAAATCCGTCGCGGCGCTCGCAGGCGTCGCCACGTTCGGCATTGCCTATGTAGCCCGCCCGCTCGGCACCGTGATCTTCAGTCCGATGTCCGACCGGATCGGCCGCAAGAAGACCTTCGTCATCACGCTCGCGATCATGGGAATCGCCACCGTCGGCATCGGCTGTCTGCCTACCTATGGAGTCGCCGGCATGGCCGCGCCCATCGCGCTGCTCACGCTGCGCATCGTGCAGGGCGTCGCGCTTGGCGGCGAGTACGGTTCGGCGGTGGTGTACGTCATGGAGCATGCGCCCGAAGGCCGCAAGGGAATGGCGACCAGCGTCTTGCAGAGCACGGCGAGCGTGGGTCTGCTGCTCGCACTCGTGGTCGTGTCGGCGCTGAAACTCTCGCTCGATTCGGCCAGCTTCGAATCGTGGGGATGGCGCGTGCCGTTCCTGATCTCCGCGCCGATCGTGGCCGTCGCCACGTGGATACGGCTCGGCATGACGGAGACGCCGGTGTTCATGGAGATGCGTGACGCGGGCCGGCTTTCGAAGCGGCCCTTGCAGGAGACCCTGTCGAGCAGCACGTCCTGGAAAGCCATTCTGGTCGCGATGTTCGGCGCGCAGGGCGGGACGTCGGTTTCGCTGTACACGTCGATCGTCTACATGCTCTATTTTCTGCAGAACGTGCTCAAGGTCGAACCGACGCAGGCCAACCTGTGTCTCGGCGCCGGCATCCTGATCGCCGCACCGCTGTATCCGGTGTTCGGCCGATTGTCGGATGTCGTCGGACGGGCGCGCGTGATGTTGATCGGGATCGTCATGTGGATTGCGGCGGCTTACCCGGCGTTCGCGGGCATCAGGGCAGGCGTGGCGTCGTCGCAGTGGGTTTCCGTCTCGCTGCTGATCGCCGTGCTTGCCGTGCTGACCGCGATGATCATGGCGCCGCTGCCCGCGTTCGTCGCCGAGTGCTTCCCGCCGCAGAGCCGGACGACCGGCTTCGGCCTCGCGCAACAACTCGGCAACGTGGTGTTCGGCGGGTTTCTGCCCCTGATCAGTCTGGCACTCGTCAATCTGACCGGGAATCCGCTCGCGGGAGTCGGGTATTCGATTGCGTCGCTGCTGCCTTGCCTGGCCGTGACGTGGATCTGGGGTCTGAGGCAGGATGCGCGGATGAGAGGGGTGTGTGGCGGCGGCATGCCGGCGCATTCTGCCGCCGAGACGATGAGTACGCGCTGA
- a CDS encoding enoyl-CoA hydratase-related protein, with protein sequence MELNKAPLVRYAVNAGVMTVTLDGAANGNALTVAMTEALSDVLESVSRRSDVHCLLLRSSSKHFCTGGNVKDMQSGKDLMDGGIEQVRERLRTSLHRITRALGELEVPSICAVNGAAVGAGCDLALMCDIRLAGTQAVFAESFLRLGLVSGIGGAWFLSRIVGPAKALEMTLTSEFVDAEEARRIGIVTSVHPDDVLDREALALARRIAGNPPLALRMAKKLVRESSHCTLSAALEMAANMQAILLCGSEHKQAVSAFLEQQARRKAPRGEYGAA encoded by the coding sequence ATGGAATTGAATAAAGCGCCGCTCGTGCGCTATGCAGTGAATGCGGGCGTGATGACCGTCACGCTCGATGGCGCCGCGAATGGCAACGCGCTCACGGTGGCAATGACCGAAGCGTTATCGGACGTGCTCGAAAGCGTTAGCCGCAGAAGTGACGTGCATTGCCTGCTGCTGCGATCGTCGTCGAAGCATTTCTGCACGGGCGGAAACGTCAAGGACATGCAGAGCGGCAAGGATCTGATGGACGGTGGCATCGAGCAAGTGCGGGAACGCCTGCGCACGAGTCTGCACCGGATCACGCGCGCGCTCGGCGAACTGGAGGTGCCTTCGATCTGCGCGGTCAACGGCGCGGCGGTCGGTGCAGGCTGCGACCTCGCGCTGATGTGCGATATCCGCCTCGCGGGAACACAGGCGGTCTTCGCGGAAAGCTTTCTGCGGCTCGGCCTCGTGTCGGGCATCGGCGGCGCATGGTTTCTGTCACGCATCGTGGGGCCGGCAAAGGCGCTCGAAATGACGCTGACCAGCGAATTCGTCGATGCCGAGGAGGCCAGGCGGATCGGCATCGTCACGAGCGTTCATCCCGATGACGTGCTGGACCGCGAAGCTCTTGCGCTCGCGCGGCGCATTGCCGGCAACCCGCCGCTCGCGCTGCGTATGGCGAAGAAGCTGGTGCGCGAGTCGTCGCATTGCACGTTGTCCGCCGCGCTCGAAATGGCCGCGAACATGCAGGCCATTCTGCTGTGCGGGAGCGAGCACAAACAGGCGGTGTCCGCGTTCCTCGAACAGCAGGCCCGGCGCAAGGCGCCGCGCGGCGAATACGGCGCCGCCTGA